One Pyrus communis chromosome 13, drPyrComm1.1, whole genome shotgun sequence genomic window carries:
- the LOC137712390 gene encoding transcription factor MYB106-like produces MGKSSGYAPESGIKRGPWTPEEDKRLLAYIQLHGHGSWSSLPQKAGLKRCGKSCRLRWRNYLRPDIKRGNFSLHEDQTIIQLHALLGNRWSAIAAHLPKRTDNEIKNYWNAHLKKRLAKMGFDPVTHKSKAAILASANGDPKMLSNLSHIAQWESARLQAEARFVKESYLRMPESAPAVLLFDDYHQLAPPIVPQCLDMLEASAWESLISMSKSSSRSAALTNDINGLDHHHVHDQGLNMNGQDCGPNFQVPISDQQLSSLMGFDEATAPSAATGSMNINELFGQYCGNECSELLAVLHHNIGFESEDAWTSLGKLM; encoded by the exons ATGGGAAAGTCTAGTGGCTATGCACCGGAGTCAGGCATAAAGAGAGGTCCATGGACTCCTGAAGAGGACAAAAGGCTTTTAGCTTACATTCAACTACACGGCCATGGAAGCTGGAGTTCCTTGCCCCAGAAAGCTG GTCTAAAAAGATGCGGGAAGAGCTGTAGGCTAAGGTGGAGAAACTACCTCAGACCTGATATTAAGAGGGGAAATTTCAGTTTGCACGAAGACCAAACCATCATTCAACTCCATGCACTTCTTGGCAACAG GTGGTCGGCCATAGCTGCACACTTACCAAAGAGAACAGACAACGAGATCAAGAACTACTGGAACGCACATCTGAAGAAAAGGTTGGCCAAGATGGGATTTGACCCTGTAACCCACAAGTCCAAGGCTGCCATTCTTGCCTCTGCAAATGGCGACCCAAAAATGTTGTCAAATCTCAGCCACATTGCTCAGTGGGAAAGTGCCAGGCTTCAAGCCGAAGCCAGGTTCGTCAAAGAATCCTACCTACGTATGCCTGAATCTGCGCCGGCGGTGTTGCTTTTCGATGATTATCATCAGCTTGCTCCACCAATAGTTCCACAGTGCCTTGACATGCTAGAAGCATCCGCATGGGAAAGCCTAATATCCATGTCAAAGTCATCGTCAAGATCCGCTGCCCTAACCAACGATATAAACGGCCTGGATCATCATCATGTTCATGACCAGGGTCTTAATATGAACGGCCAAGATTGTGGTCCTAATTTTCAGGTTCCAATATCTGATCAACAATTATCAAGCCTGATGGGATTTGATGAAGCAACGGCGCCATCAGCGGCCACTGGATCGATGAATATCAATGAACTTTTCGGTCAATATTGTGGTAACGAATGCAGTGAATTATTGGCGGTACTCCATCACAATATCGGTTTTGAATCCGAAGATGCTTGGACTAGTTTAGGAAAATTAATGTAA